TGAGGTGTTGCATGGCCCAAACCTACCAGTTTACGCCGTGCTGCCCTGGTCACCTGCTGCGGATTTGCCCCAGAGGGACATACAGTCACACATTGCTGGCAGGTAGTGCATGTCAATATACTCGTTACCATTCCCGCTGATGGTTCAAGCCCTGAAGCCATTCCCATTGCCATGTGCATCCTCCCCCTGGCTCCGGAAGATTCCCAACCTTGCACCTGCTGCGTAGGACATACCGTACGGCAGCGGCCGCATCGCACACATTTGACAATTTCTCCCAGGTATTCCCTCATTCCAGGCCCACCTTCAGGGGATTCATAATATTATGAGGGTCAAGTGCCTTTTTTATGGAGTCCATAACATCCATTGCACCACCGTGCTCCTGGTTCATGTATATCCCGCGGGCACCTCCTATACCGTGTTCTCCCGACACGGTGCCATTGAGCCGCAGAGCCGCACGATGGATGTCGTCGGCCGTCTTCTTCAGCACTTCCCACTGCTCTTTATCAAGTGTATCAATAGCCATCCCCGTGTGCAGGTTGCCGTCCCCGGCATGGCCGTATGTCATTATGGTAAGACCATGCCTGTCTGAAATGCTGCGTATCTCCCTGAGCATCTCAGGAATTGCGGACAATGGGACCGCCACATCTTCACCGATATAGACCCGGGTCTTGCCAGGACTCAGCCGCGTAACCGCAGCACCTGCCAGGCGGCGGGCAGCCCACAGTTCCTTCATCTCCGGTTCGGAATATGCAATGGTAACATCAAAAGCTCCAAGTTCGCGGCAACAACCAGCCACCCTGGCCGCGCCGGATTCAACACTGCAAGGGGCACCGTCCACTTCGATAAGCAACAGAGCTTCACATTCAGGGATACACAGGTTTGTATCATACGTATTGACTGCCAGGATGGTGGTACGGTCCATCAGTTCGCATGCAGATGGCATGATACCCTTCTCCATTATGGCTGGCACGGTACGGCCGGCAGCTTCCAGGTCATTGAAATGGGCCAGCACTGCCGCACGGGCCTCAGGTAATGGGTGTATCTTCAACCTGGCCCTGGTGATGATACCCAGCGTGCCTTCCGAACCTACCATCAGGGCGGTGAGGTCATATCCGGATGCGGATTTCATCACCTTGCCACCGGTCAGGATGACTGCCCCGTCCGGCATGACCACTTCAAGGTCCAGCACGTAATCAGTGACTGTACCATATTTTACTGAGCGCATGCCGCTGCCCCTGTTGGCTATCAGCCCGCCCAGGGTGCACATTTCGCTGCTGCCCGGGTCAGGGGGGAAAAAGAAACCGTGGGTTTCAAGTGCACGGTTCAGGTCAGCGTGGATGAGTCCCGGCTCAATTAGTACCTGCAGGTTCGGGATATCGATCTCAAGTATCCTGTTCATCCGGCCCATGTCCAATACGATGCCGCCGCACAGTGGTACTGCTCCACCTGCCAGGCCGGTACCCGCGCCCCTTGCAATAACAGGAATGCGGTGTTTTTGGGCCAGTTTTACAATTTCTGAAACTTCGGCAGTTGTGCTGGGCATGACCACATAATCCGGGGTACCCTTAATGTACGAAGCGTCAGAGGAATAACAATACAATTCTGCCGGGTCATTGGAAACGCGGGATGAGGTGACAATGTCCTGAAGCCTGGTGAAGATGTCCATGATACTTTTCCTTTTTTGCCATCGTGGGTACAGTAGTATTGAGTACAAATTTGATATATGTTTGGCAATCCGGACCTGAATCAATAATCATAAAAACCATCAGGATGTTTAGAGACCTATTATGACAATGCTCTCAAAACAGGAACTAACGGCCGCAATGAACACCCGGCCACCACTGGTGGAACAGATGATAGACCCCAGTATACAGACCCAGCCTAACGGTCTTGAGCTGACCCTGCAAAGTGTCCACAGTTTACAGGGCCCGGGGTCTGTTGCTTTTGATAACAGTGAACGTATCCTGCCTGGTACCAATCTTCTTGATTTTGATGTGGATGGGTGGCTTCACCTTGACCCTGGCATCTACAAGGTCATCTATAACGAAGTTGTGAACATCCCGGAAGGACTGGCTGCCATTGCCAGGGCACGGTCCAGCCTGCTGCGCTGTGGTGTGGCCCTGGAGACCGCTGTATGGGATGCCGGATACAGCGGGCGCAGCGAGAGCTTACTGGTAGTGCATAATCCTGATGGTTTCAGGCTTAAGCGTAATGCCAGGGTGGTGCAGCTAATCTTTTTCAAACTCAGCAGTGATGTAAGCGAAGGCTACAGCGGTATCTACCAGAATGAAAATAAATAGAACAAGAATCGGGAAAATTGTCCTATAAAGGAATGATGTGAAAAAAAAGAGAACAGGGGTCAAAGAAAAGGTCCGGTTAAGGCCTATTTCTCATGACCAGTCCTGCTGTTAAGAGTACCATTAAACTGAACAATACCCCGATGGAAGGTGACCCGTATTCGGGGATATCCCTCTGGCCACCATTTCCTGTATTCCTTGAGCTTGACGGTACTTCGGTCTTGATGATATAGGCATTTCCACCGGTTCCAAAAGACTTGGTCTGTCCTGCCAGTATAAATCCTCCATCAGAGGTCTGGGCTACCGAATAGCCATAATCGTCATTCTCTCCGCCAAAGACCTGGCTCCACTGCTCATTTCCATCACTGTCCAGCTTCAGGAGATACACGTCATTTGCTCCATATGTGTACTGGTTGGTCTTACCGACAATGATATAACCTCCGTCCCTGGTGTTCTGGATAGACCGGGACTCTTCGATGGTATCACTTGCTCCAAAGAACTTCTCCCAGACTTTTTTACCCTCAAGGTCAAGCTTGATGACATATACATCAGAATTAGCCAGCACATTTTTTGATTTGGAATGCCCGGTTACAACATACCCGTCCCTTTGCTGGACAATTGAATATGCCTGGTCGTCATTGTTACCGCCAAAACTGGATGTCCATTTCACATTGCCATTGGAATCTGTTTTTATGACATACACATCATAACTTCCATCCCCGTTCGACCGGGTATATCCTGCAATGACATATCCATTATCCGACGTCTGACGGATGTCATAAGCGCCGTCCTCCAGCCCGCCGCCAATGCTTTTGTCCCATTGTTTGTTTCCGCTGGAGTCGAGTTTGATAATATATACATTACCGTCAATGATGTTCAACCATGATTGTCCGGCCGCAATATAACCGCCATCAGAGGTCTGGATTATGGACTCGCATATATCGGTCTGTCTGCTGCCATAATGCTTATCCCACTGGAGATTCCCGGAAGAATCCAGTTTCAGAATATAGTAATCAATAACTCCTACATCGAAGGAACGTGTACCTCCTCCTATAATATAACCACCGTCCGAAGTCTGCCGGATGGATTTGGCAAAGTCTATTTTCGGTCCTCCGTAGTTATGCTCCCATACCACATCACCCGATGAGCTAAGCTTAACCACGTAAACATCTTCAGTGTTACTCATACGTTTCGTCATACCGGCAGCAACATACCCGCCGTCTGAGGTCTGTACAACGTCATAAAAAATCTCTTCCCGGTTTCCGCCCAGGTCTGCTGCCCAGTCAGCCCTGGGTGCTGTATCCGCAGATACAGCCAGCGGTGTGAGCAATAATAGTGCAAAAAAGAGAGCACTCATCATTTTATATCTCATAATGTTTTTCACCAGTATATGATTTATACGAACCACTATTAATAATCTTTTACAGATTGACGTGAAATTACTTTAAACGCTCAATAATTCGCTGTTTCTTGTCAATAGCTATCCGGGCAGCTTCATCGACCCTGTCACACATGACCTTGAAGTCCAATGGCTCCGCCTCACCAACCAGTTTTTTTATGGGGGTATAGGCAGATTCCCTGAACCTTGGAGAAAAGTCCACGGTCCTGCCGTCAATCTCAAGTTTTGCACCGCTGCCATGCCCAACCCTGCCGATCATATCTGCTGCAATACCTTTTGAACCAAGCACGGAAAGGATGGCATCAGCAGCATCAGCAGGAGCAATTATCAAGAGCGCATCAAGGGATACTCCCAGGTAATCGATCTCAAGTTCTTCGAGCATTGACAGAACCGAAGGATTCACCAGCGGTCGGATACGCTCTTCCCGGAACACCAGTTCTACACCCGCGGTCCTTGAGATCTCCTTAGCATCGCCGCGTACTCCACCGTTGGTCACATCCGTCATGGCATGGATGCGTTCCAGCAGTCCTGCATCCATAATAGCTTCACAGGCCTCTATGAATTTGAGATTAATGGTCTCATCGACAATCTCATGTTTACCATAATAGAGAGCCGTGGTCGAGATAGTGCCGCCGCCTGCCCCTTCAGTCATAAGTATAACGTCACCTGGTTCGGCCAGTATCCTTGCAGAGACGGTCCCGGTGATACCGACTGCGCCCACACCGCCGGTCATACGCTCACCAATGACCATATCCCCCCCTATGCGCAGGGTACTGCCTGTTATAAGAGGTACACCGGTCAGTTCTGAAACGGTTGTTATACCTGCAATGTGGTCGAATATCTTGCCCACATCCCCGTCATCGGCAACATGGATGTCGGACAGCATAGCCAGCGGCCTGGCCCCCATTGCATAGATATCACGAAGCGCAGCCCTTGCCACATGGAAACCAGCCAGGAATGGGTAATCGCTGAGCCTGCTATGGATACCGTCCACCGTCACCACCAGATACTCACCGTTGCCGGTCCTGACCACTCCCGAATCGTCCAGGTGCGATGTATCCACTTCCGCCGATGTTTTGCCTATCACCCGTGCTATCTGCTCGTGGGTATAGAAATCGCCCATTCCCCGGCTGCCAACACCAAATTGCCCCATGGTAATGCCTGAGGTGACCGGTTCAAAAATATCTCCTTTCGGTTCCAGGGTGGCGCTGGCTTCCACCATAACTGCATGGGCTAATTCTTGTGCATGCTGTTCGGTAACATTCCCGCCCTTGATCTCACGTATGCGACGGGCAAGTCTTTCCTCTATCTGCCCCTCACTCTCACCCGATAACAAAGCGCGTTTAGCATAACCTTCAATGTCCATGTCCAGAGGGATGCATATATTGATTATTAAAGGTTCTTAAAATCGTACTATGGTATTACCCGGTATTACCACACCAGAGAAATACTTTTCAGTTCCCTGCTGCGATCCAGCTCTTTCAATATCACTCGCACTTCCTGGTCAGTGATGTTACCTGCCCTCTGGCTCATGCGGACCACCTGGCTCACCTCGATCCGACCGGTGTGGCTGAGCAATTTGACAATACGCAGTACTGTATTTTTCTGCCATTCATGCTCTCTTGTCTGGTACGTACGTATGGAGCGAAGGAAATCTATCTTCCGGAATTCGGGCCAGTACGGTGCACAGAAATAAGCTGCACATTCGCTGCCATTGGCCTGCCAGGGCAGGAAATTGGACATTCTCTCATCACCGCCGGTCCTGATTATCAGGTCAACGTCAGGCACTGCCAGGCCGGGAGATGGATAGAGATGGGATGAAATTACCTCTTCATTAATATCTGATACTGTCATTTCACCGCTGGAGATCTTGCCGGCGAGGGTCTGTGCGGTATCCACGATTTCCTGGCGGCCTCCGTAAGCCATGGCAATATTCAGGTACAGGTTGCTATAATTCCTGGTCATGTCCTCTGCACATATCCCTGTCTGCTTAAGAGCTTCAGGCAGCAGGTCGATATTCCCCAGCATCCTGACCCGCATACCTCTCCTATGAGTACGCTCATCATCCATTAATTCCTCCAGCTTTAAGCCCATAAGTTCAAACAGTTTCTGCTTTTCATCCTCTGAACGGTTCAGGTTCTCGGTAGAGAATGCATAGACGGTTAATTGTTTCACGCCCAGTTCATAGCACCAGTCAAGTACTCTTTCAGTGGTATTCGCACCCTTGATATGACCCTGCCAGGTGCTCATTTTCAACTTACGGGCATACCTGCGGTTCCCGTCCATGATAATTGCAATATGTTCTGGTACCCTGAACTCCTTAATCTCATGGGTGAGCAAATATTCATACCCTGAATAAAGGAACATATCAACGCTTCTTTTAACCACGCCTAAAGCACTTTGCATACCAGTAATCATAGAGATTCAATATACAAATAGTTATTTGATTAAAATGATAGATTAATATGATTTGAATGTTTTAAATATGCTGTTGTATCAGTGGTTATGAATTATATATATGGAACATCAATAAGAAAGGTAACTAATAAACCCGGGTTTTTAAAACATGACTGCAAACTTTCTCTGGATATCACTGGTCTTTTTCACCATTGCGTCTGTGCTCCCTCATAAATTCAAGCTGCAACGAATGCCTGTCGGTGCTATCGGATGGATATTCTTTGCACTTTATTGGGCATTACAGCCTATCTATTACCTGAAAGAAGGCGACATTTCAATGGTACTGCTGATGTTGGTGGTGGCGTTTTTTTGCCTCATAATTGCACACCTGATGATAGGTACTTATGTAATGACAAAAAAAGGCATACCACTGGATAATCCAATCGACAGACCAAAGACATTACTGGCTGTTACCACGGTCACTGCCATAGGGTGTCTGTTCTATTTCCCTTTTGCTCAAATTGAATCTTTGAATCATTTAATCATAAGTACGGTTACCTCGCAGACGTTCTGGCTTTCACAGCAGGTGGGATTCCCTGTGGAAAGGGCGGATTGGAATATGATCCGGCTCGGAATATACCGGGTCGAGATAATACTGGCATGTACTGCTATCGAAAGTATCGCCCTGTTCTTCGGCCTCATATTAGGGACAAGAGCAGAAGCCAAGAAGGTTTTGCTGGCATTACTGGCATCCATTCCTGTAATTTATATCCTCAATGTTATCAGGAACACATTCGTGATAGGAGCTTACGGGTATGAATGGTTCGGGAGCGGGCCCATGATAGTGAACCTGTTTGGCCATGAATATTTCCTGCATGATTCGGCCAGCTTCTACATAAGCCACCACCTGATAGCCAAAGGCGGGTCAGGTATAGCATTGTTCTTCATTGCCTATGCAGTATTGAAAACTCTCCCCGAACTACTGGACCTCATCGAGGAAATCTGGCAACTGGTAAAGGTTGACTTGAACCACCTCAGGGGTGGGTAGGGATTCTTGCCCGCAATACCGGGACACTGATCACGGGATTGTTCGTCACTGCCCTTGTCCTGGCACTGGCAGCCCTTATATTATCTTCGACCTTGCTGGCCAGGGAATCGGCGCTGGTATTTCTCCTGGATTTTTTCTTTATCTGGTTCTTCAGGGACCCGGAGCGCATACCCGGAGGAGATGATACTGATGTCGTGTCGCCTGCTGACGGTAGAGTGGTAGATATCCGGGGAACTACGGTATGCATTTTCATGAACATACACAACGTGCATGTGAACCGGGCTCCCTTGAGCGGGAAGATAGTGGCAATGAAGCACACGGATGGTGGATACCTGCCTGCCTTCTGTAAGGATTCACATCGCAACGAGCGTAATTCAACATGCATAGAGTCGGATTTTGGACTGGTCAAAATGGTCCAGATCGCTGGTACGGTTACCAGAAGGATTGATTCCTATTTCAACGTGGGCGACACGGTGGTCAGGGGCGAGCGTATCGGTATGATACGATTCGGTAGCCGTGTGGATGTGACACCTCCACCAGGGTACAAACTTATGGTCAGA
The DNA window shown above is from ANME-2 cluster archaeon and carries:
- the artA gene encoding archaeosortase A produces the protein MTANFLWISLVFFTIASVLPHKFKLQRMPVGAIGWIFFALYWALQPIYYLKEGDISMVLLMLVVAFFCLIIAHLMIGTYVMTKKGIPLDNPIDRPKTLLAVTTVTAIGCLFYFPFAQIESLNHLIISTVTSQTFWLSQQVGFPVERADWNMIRLGIYRVEIILACTAIESIALFFGLILGTRAEAKKVLLALLASIPVIYILNVIRNTFVIGAYGYEWFGSGPMIVNLFGHEYFLHDSASFYISHHLIAKGGSGIALFFIAYAVLKTLPELLDLIEEIWQLVKVDLNHLRGG
- a CDS encoding phosphatidylserine decarboxylase, with amino-acid sequence MLARNTGTLITGLFVTALVLALAALILSSTLLARESALVFLLDFFFIWFFRDPERIPGGDDTDVVSPADGRVVDIRGTTVCIFMNIHNVHVNRAPLSGKIVAMKHTDGGYLPAFCKDSHRNERNSTCIESDFGLVKMVQIAGTVTRRIDSYFNVGDTVVRGERIGMIRFGSRVDVTPPPGYKLMVRKGQRVRAAETIIASKIDFDEREADCIHASE
- a CDS encoding FAD-binding protein, translating into MDIFTRLQDIVTSSRVSNDPAELYCYSSDASYIKGTPDYVVMPSTTAEVSEIVKLAQKHRIPVIARGAGTGLAGGAVPLCGGIVLDMGRMNRILEIDIPNLQVLIEPGLIHADLNRALETHGFFFPPDPGSSEMCTLGGLIANRGSGMRSVKYGTVTDYVLDLEVVMPDGAVILTGGKVMKSASGYDLTALMVGSEGTLGIITRARLKIHPLPEARAAVLAHFNDLEAAGRTVPAIMEKGIMPSACELMDRTTILAVNTYDTNLCIPECEALLLIEVDGAPCSVESGAARVAGCCRELGAFDVTIAYSEPEMKELWAARRLAGAAVTRLSPGKTRVYIGEDVAVPLSAIPEMLREIRSISDRHGLTIMTYGHAGDGNLHTGMAIDTLDKEQWEVLKKTADDIHRAALRLNGTVSGEHGIGGARGIYMNQEHGGAMDVMDSIKKALDPHNIMNPLKVGLE
- a CDS encoding deoxyuridine 5'-triphosphate nucleotidohydrolase, whose protein sequence is MTMLSKQELTAAMNTRPPLVEQMIDPSIQTQPNGLELTLQSVHSLQGPGSVAFDNSERILPGTNLLDFDVDGWLHLDPGIYKVIYNEVVNIPEGLAAIARARSSLLRCGVALETAVWDAGYSGRSESLLVVHNPDGFRLKRNARVVQLIFFKLSSDVSEGYSGIYQNENK
- the uppS gene encoding di-trans,poly-cis-decaprenylcistransferase: MFLYSGYEYLLTHEIKEFRVPEHIAIIMDGNRRYARKLKMSTWQGHIKGANTTERVLDWCYELGVKQLTVYAFSTENLNRSEDEKQKLFELMGLKLEELMDDERTHRRGMRVRMLGNIDLLPEALKQTGICAEDMTRNYSNLYLNIAMAYGGRQEIVDTAQTLAGKISSGEMTVSDINEEVISSHLYPSPGLAVPDVDLIIRTGGDERMSNFLPWQANGSECAAYFCAPYWPEFRKIDFLRSIRTYQTREHEWQKNTVLRIVKLLSHTGRIEVSQVVRMSQRAGNITDQEVRVILKELDRSRELKSISLVW